AAAATCGTCAATCAGATCCATGCAATGCAGTAATGCGATCGCTGGCTGTGCTTGGTGAGTTGCTACTCGCAACTCCTGTTCATTTACGTCACGCTGCTCGATGCTTTTGTAGTCCAGCATGGGTTAACCTCTACTTCATTAATTAACTGGAGTTTTACCGTTAAGATATGGACACGCAAGAGCAACTCATGTTAGCTTTTACAAGCTAATATGAGTTGCTTTAAATAACGAGACATTGTTCGCACTCCACAGCTGTACCCTGGTTTTCTTGCGAAATTAATTTCACTCGCGGGTCTGTGACTTGAGAAACCCATTGCACAATATTATCTGAGCTACCATCGTTAATAATTAGTAATTCAAAGTCAGTGAAAGCCTGCCTTAAAACACTTTCTATAGTTTCTGGCAGATAAGACATAGCGTTGTAGGCTGGAATAATAACAGAAACTTTTGGCATATTTGTAATCCTGGCAAGTGCTACCTTTATTATTCAAAAGATGATAAAGATAAAATTCATTTGGCAAAACTTAATATGCGCCGACGTAAAGCGTAAGCTAGCTCTAAAAATTTGCTGTAGCCATGAGTGCCAAACAATTGCAATGCTCTTGTCGCCAAACTCAGGCGAATGTACTCGATTGAGTAACGTAGTTTAGGATAATTGATAATGGCTTGCTGCCGATAATGAAGTGCTAGTTTATAATCTCTATTCATACTTTGCAAAGCTTTCCAGGCTAAGCAAAGGTTTGCACAACCATAGCTGCGGCTTTTCAAGTACAGTAACTCTTGAGGTACAGACTGGAATGCTTTCTCAATAACCACATGAAACGCTTGTTCCATCACTTGGCAATTTTTAGACATACTACTTGACAGTTGCCGATAGTAAGCCAAAGGTTCTTTAATTACTGCAAATGGATAACGAGCAGCAATACGAATCCACATATCCCAATCTTCAACAGAGCGTAAATTTCGATCAAATACTCCCACAGTTTCAAAACAGCAACGCCGAACCATAACTGAAGGACAAGCTATGACATTTTTCTCTACCAGTTGCTGCCATACGTCTCCTTCTGCATTAGATTCCATCACTCTGCCTGTCGATTTGCCCTGCTCATTTATTAAAAGCATCCAAGTATGCACCAATCCTACTGCTGGATTATTATCCAAACAACGTACTTGTTTGGATAATTTAGTTGGTTCCCACAAGTCGTCAGCATCTAAGAATGCTATGTACTCACCTTGAGCCTTGGTAATACCTGTGTTGCGTGCACTTGGTAAGCCTTGGTTCTTTTGAGAAATTAATTTCACTCGCGGATCTACTATCTCAGAAGCCCATTGCACTATATTGTCAGAACTACCATCATTAATAATTAATACTTCAAAGTCAGTAAAGATTTGCAGCAAAACGCTCTCCAGAGTTTCTGGAAGATATTTCATTGAATTGTACGCTGGAATAACAACAGAAACCTTAGGCATATTTTCAACCTTTAGATGATTTTGGTAACTATAAATTCTCAAGACAAATTAGGAGATTTTAGAAAAGTTATCTTATAATAGGTATGCATAAACCTTTTTAACGTAAATTTATACAGATGCCATTTTTGAATCATTTATTTTTTCGCTAACATCAGGCGCATTTAATAGGCGAATCACTCTTGCTGGGTTACCAGCAACTACAGAATACTCAGGAACATCTTTGATAACAACAGAACCGGCTCCAATGATTGCATGATCACCAATTGTGACTGCACCAATAATCACAACATTGGCACCAATGTCTACATTATTGCCAATTTTGGGTGAGCCACTGATTGAACCATCTAGTCGTTTTTTATTACCAATTGTTGTAGAGTGCCTGAGAATACAATTATTACCAATTACAGTTTCATGGTTGATCACCAATGTCCGAGCATGATGTAGCTTAAGATTTGCTCCTACTTGTGTATCCACAGGCAATTCTACACCTAATATCCAATCTACGAGTATTTGATAAACAACACGATAAAAAGTAGAAAATAAAGAAAAGGGAGTTGGTAGACGCTCAAGCATTTGTGCTGTTCTAAACATTAATAATATGAGCCGACACTTCAAGCTTGTGTCTTGATTTATTTGCCAATCTTGGAATATGTAATTGATATAATTCATTTTTGTAGTAGTTTCAACTAAATTAAATGTTTACTCATTCCACCAAATTGCTTTGCCAAAATCAACCTTAAAATGGGCAAATTCTTTATTACCAAAAGAGTGCATCACAAGCTTATCCAGATTTGAATTGTGGCTGTTTCATGGCAAATTTTTCCTCAGTTTGCTGTTCGTTCCAATTCCAACCAACTACTGCAAATAAAGTCCACCAGTAGAAGAAAAGAGTCGTGTGACTCCAGATGTTTTCGGTAATCATTCCTACAGGAATAGACGCTAGAATAGCTAACAAAGTCAAACACAAGTCACGTTGGCGACTCTTACGGGGTGCTGATCGCATTAACTGAACAAGATGCACAGCCTGAGCTACGAAAAAGGCGATATAAGTCACAAAACCGACAATTCCTCCTTCTATCAAAGCCCTAATGTAGTCATTATGAGGAAGAAATCCATTACCACCCGCTTGAATACTCAAACCCAGACCGTAACCCAAAACAGGGAATTGTTGCCAGCGGTTGAGTAGTAAATTCCATTGAGAAAGTCGCCAGTTAAAGCTATTGTGGTCTCCGTATGACAGAAGAATTGCCCGTGATATGTCAATATCTGGATTAAGTAGCGGTGTGTTAGCGATCGAAGAGAGGCGTTGTTGCCCAAATTCTGTACTGGCAAATAAGGCAATAACCAGCATAAATAAAAAGATTCCACCAATCAAATTGAGAAAGCTCAATTTAGGGGCAATCAAAACCACGACAAAGACGGCAAGCATGATCAAGCTAAACAGGGACTTAGTACTGACAAAGAAAAAAGCGAGTAAGCCTAGCAACACAAGCCAGCTCAAGCGATGCTGCACCCACTTGACCTTCCACCAAGTGAGACCGATAAACAATAACACAAAGGTTGCAAAGGTATTTGCCACACCAAAAGTTCCTCTGATGCGAGATCCAGCATCAGAGACCATTGAACCTAAATCACCTCCACCAACCGAAAGCATGGGAGGTAACAGCGAAGGCAGAAACATCTGCATCAACGCTACTGTAATTGGTATGACCAAAGACAAGAACAGTCCAGAGATGACCTTCTCAGGAGAGAGTTTATCCTTAAGCTGCATCACCAGCAAGTAGACCATAGCCCAAGAAAATAAACGTACCCACTCGCGGATACTCTCAGGCAAAAACGAAGCATCTAGCCCTACACCTCCTAACGGTAGAAGTATTACCCATAAACCCTGTAAGATTACCCAGCCAGCAAAGAACCACCAAAAGTTATCCACCCGTACAGGTTGACCCGTTAGTAACTTCACCGTCACATATAGTAAAGTTAGAAAATCTAAGGCGATCGCAAACGCAGCTGGTATTTGCTGACCAGAAAAAGCATCAAGAGAGCCACGCAGAATCAATAGCCCCATCACTGCTTGTTCAAACTTGGTAAAGAAGTAGAAAAGAAATGGTATTGCACCCAAAGCTAAACCCAAGTAAAGGGGATTAGTTCCTCCTATCAGAAACCCTGTTGCTAGACCAACCCCCACACCTGCTAACCCAATCAAAAGTCCCAAACGAGAAGAACGACTTGAGCGTTGTTTGGTCAACATTGTTACCTCTACCTCAAACCCTTCACAGAATTTTTGGCATTATCTCCTACACCAATCAAATGCTTTTGAGACTTGGGTAGCCGAGGCTGATAACCATGAACAGGATATCGGTAATACTTTTCCGTTAGATTTGTTATTCCATTCACCACAACTCCCAGGATAGGTATCCGATTTTGTGTTAACTCCCATACACTTCTTGAGAGGACTTCCTTCTCTGTGAAGCCAGGACGTGTCACTAGCATCACTCCGTCGCTCTGGCGAGCTAATGTTGAGGCATCAGCACAAGCACTTAATGGGGCTGTATCTATGATGACTAAATCATAATTTTCCGAAGCTTCTGCTATTAAAGACTTCATAGCTATTGACTCTAGCAATTGCGAGGGACGTCCGTGCAGTTCGCCACAAGTCAAGACATCCAGGTTCTCAATATCTGTTGGCTGGACGGCATCCAGTAGGGATATATTTCCTTCTAGCACATCGGTAATCCCTGGTCTGGGATCTAGGTTAAACAGTGTGTGCTGTACGGGTCTTCGTAAATCTGCATCTATAATCAACGTCCGCCAAGACAGCATCGCTGCAACAGCGGCAAGGTGTGATGCAACTACGGATTTACCCTCCCCAGAAATAGGACTGCTCACAACAATGAGCCGCAATTGTTCAAGGCTGCGAAACTCCAAGGTTTTGAAGAGGGTACGGTAAGGTTCAACCAAGCTAATATTATCTAGAAATCGATTGGCTGGCTCAAGAACAAGTGTCTTAGCAGGTAGACGTGGTAAGACTCCTAGCAATGGTAACTGCAACAGTTCCTCAGCTTCGGAAGCATCGCGTAGTGTATTATCCATCACCTCCAGCAGCAACACAACACCGACTGCTAACATAGTTCCAAAGACAGAAGCAAGTGCTAATACGACTTTCTGTCTCGGCTCAGAAGGTGATGATGGTGGTACAGCATTTTCTATCACGCGAATGTTGCTG
The sequence above is a segment of the Mastigocladopsis repens PCC 10914 genome. Coding sequences within it:
- a CDS encoding glycosyltransferase family 2 protein, which translates into the protein MPKVSVVIPAYNSMKYLPETLESVLLQIFTDFEVLIINDGSSDNIVQWASEIVDPRVKLISQKNQGLPSARNTGITKAQGEYIAFLDADDLWEPTKLSKQVRCLDNNPAVGLVHTWMLLINEQGKSTGRVMESNAEGDVWQQLVEKNVIACPSVMVRRCCFETVGVFDRNLRSVEDWDMWIRIAARYPFAVIKEPLAYYRQLSSSMSKNCQVMEQAFHVVIEKAFQSVPQELLYLKSRSYGCANLCLAWKALQSMNRDYKLALHYRQQAIINYPKLRYSIEYIRLSLATRALQLFGTHGYSKFLELAYALRRRILSFAK
- a CDS encoding serine acetyltransferase, with protein sequence MNYINYIFQDWQINQDTSLKCRLILLMFRTAQMLERLPTPFSLFSTFYRVVYQILVDWILGVELPVDTQVGANLKLHHARTLVINHETVIGNNCILRHSTTIGNKKRLDGSISGSPKIGNNVDIGANVVIIGAVTIGDHAIIGAGSVVIKDVPEYSVVAGNPARVIRLLNAPDVSEKINDSKMASV
- a CDS encoding O-antigen ligase family protein, which codes for MLTKQRSSRSSRLGLLIGLAGVGVGLATGFLIGGTNPLYLGLALGAIPFLFYFFTKFEQAVMGLLILRGSLDAFSGQQIPAAFAIALDFLTLLYVTVKLLTGQPVRVDNFWWFFAGWVILQGLWVILLPLGGVGLDASFLPESIREWVRLFSWAMVYLLVMQLKDKLSPEKVISGLFLSLVIPITVALMQMFLPSLLPPMLSVGGGDLGSMVSDAGSRIRGTFGVANTFATFVLLFIGLTWWKVKWVQHRLSWLVLLGLLAFFFVSTKSLFSLIMLAVFVVVLIAPKLSFLNLIGGIFLFMLVIALFASTEFGQQRLSSIANTPLLNPDIDISRAILLSYGDHNSFNWRLSQWNLLLNRWQQFPVLGYGLGLSIQAGGNGFLPHNDYIRALIEGGIVGFVTYIAFFVAQAVHLVQLMRSAPRKSRQRDLCLTLLAILASIPVGMITENIWSHTTLFFYWWTLFAVVGWNWNEQQTEEKFAMKQPQFKSG